A region of Toxorhynchites rutilus septentrionalis strain SRP chromosome 1, ASM2978413v1, whole genome shotgun sequence DNA encodes the following proteins:
- the LOC129761477 gene encoding uncharacterized protein LOC129761477 yields the protein MSIFDPLGLEAVVVVHGNILLQNIWWCKTDWDHSIPDELIDARRRWTKLLDQLEQVQIPRCYFPGYYDRSYHPLEQHIFVNANEEAYAALAYFRIVDSSGVRCSFVSAKTKVAPLKPHSIPRLELQASVLGAKLSKSVEDNHTLPIVRRVFWSDSSTVLSWLRSDQRKYRQYVAFRVTEILELTQVDEWRWVPSRWNVADEATKWVKGPNISSSSRWFQAPAFMYQEPDTWPQQGPCLVEITEELHFEKYSKWERLVRAIAYVYRFIDNCRRKIENYSTERSGWLNRDELQKAECTIFKLIQHEAYGDEIVTLNRNQHLPVDQRLKLEKTSVLRMDSRITNAQLSADFKFSIILPKGHYGIQLLVDWYHRQSKHFNMETAVNEMR from the exons ATGAGTATATTCGACCCCTTGGGATTGGAAGCTGTAGTTGTAGTCCACGGTAATATATTGCTACAAAACATCTGGTGGTGCAAGACTGATTGGGACCATTCTATACCAGACGAATTAATCGATGCAAGGAGACGATGGACTAAACTGTTGGACCAACTCGAGCAGGTCCAAATCCCCCGCTGTTATTTTCCCGGATATTACGATAGAAGTTATCATCCCTTGGAGCAGCATATTTTTGTAAATGCAAATGAGGAAGCGTACGCTGCCCTGGCTTATTTTCGCATCGTGGATAGCTCTGGAGTGCGCTGCTCATTTGTCTCGGCGAAGACAAAAGTGGCTCCCCTGAAACCGCACTCAATCCCTAGATTAGAGTTGCAGGCGTCTGTTCTTGGTGCAAAACTGTCAAAATCGGTGGAAGACAATCATACACTGCCGATAGTTCGCAGAGTGTTCTGGAGCGACTCTAGTACCGTACTTTCCTGGTTAAGGTCGGATCAACGAAAATATCGCCAGTACGTTGCATTTCGTGTGACGGAAATTCTCGAGCTTACGCAGGTGGACGAGTGGCGGTGGGTTCCTTCTCGCTGGAATGTAGCCGACGAAGCAACCAAATGGGTCAAGGGCCCTAACATAAGTAGCAGCAGTCGTTGGTTTCAAGCACCAGCATTCATGTATCAAGAGCCAGATACCTGGCCACAGCAAGGtccatgtttggttgaaataacgGAGGAGCTTC ATTTCGAAAAATATTCGAAGTGGGAGCGATTAGTGCGTGCGATAGCGTATGTGTACAGATTTATAGACAACTGTCGTCGTAAAATCGAGAATTACTCAACGGAACGATCTGGGTGGTTGAACCGGGACGAGTTGCAGAAAGCGGAATGCACTATCTTCAAGCTGATTCAGCACGAAGCATACGGAGATGAGATTGTGACCCTTAATAGAAACCAGCATCTTCCAGTGGACCAGCGGCTAAAGCTCGAGAAAACTA GTGTTTTGCGTATGGATAGTCGTATCACCAATGCACAGCTGTCCGCAGATTTCAAGTTCTCGATAATTCTTCCCAAAGGTCATTACGGGATACAGCTGCTCGTTGACTGGTATCATCGACAAAGCAAGCACTTCAACATGGAAACAGCGGTGAACGAGATGCGTTAG